Within the Microbacterium terricola genome, the region GGCCGAGCGGCGTCTTCGACGGCATGTCCGGCGTCTCACCGGGCCACCAGGCGACGACCGGTGCGTCGGGCAGCAGCAGGCCGGTCACCAGGCTCTCGGTGTTCGAGCCGGCGGCGCCGTGGGCGCGCAGCACGATGACCTCGCTCGCCCCGGCGTCGCCGCCGATGCGGATCTGCGCGTCCACGCGGGGCTCGCCGGTCTCGTCGCCGATCATCAGCACGATCACCCGCATCGGGTGCTCGCGCGACGCGGCGTTCGCGGCCTCGATGACCTCTTCCTCCGCGCCGTGGCGCGTCGCGATGATGAGGGTGAGCACGCGGCCGAGCGCGACGGCGCCGCCCTCTTCGCGCACGTTGACGAGCGCACGGGAGATCTTGCTGACGGTGGTGTCAGGCAGCTCGATGATCACGGTCGCCTCCAGACCCGGCCCTCGCGGGCCAGCATCTCATCTGCTGAGGGGGGACCCCACGAGCCGGGGGAGTACTGCTCGAGCGGACCGCCCTGCGCCTCCCAGAACTGCTCGATCGGGTCGAGGATCTTCCACGACAGCTCGACCTCCTCGTGGCGCGGGAACAGCGGCGGGTCGCCGAGGAGCACGTCGAGGATGAGACGCTCGTAGGCCTCGGGGCTCTGCTCGGTGAACGCGTGCCCGTAGCCGAAGTCCATGGTGACGTCGCGCACCTGGCTGCCCGCGCCAGGCACCTTGGAGCCGAAGCGGATCGTGACGCCCTCATCGGGCTGCACGCGGATGACGAGCGCGTTCTGGCCCTGTCCGGCGGAGTCTGCGCGCGGGAAGAGCACCTCGGGCGCCTTCTTGAAGACGACCGCGATCTCGGTGACGCGGCGGCCCAGGCGCTTGCCCGATCGGAGGTAGAACGGCACCCCGGCCCATCGTCGGGTGTTGACCTCGAGGGTGATCGCGGCGAAGGTCTCGGTGGTCGAGGCGGGGTCCATCCCCTCTTCGTCGAGGAACCCCACGACATTCTCACCGCCCTGCCAGCCGCCGGCGTACTGGCCGCGTGCCGTGGACCGCGCCAGGTCGTCGGGCAGCGTGACCGCGGCGAGGACCTTCTCCTTCTCCGCGCGCAGGTGCTTGGCGTCGAAGCTGATGGGCTCCTCCATCGCGGTCAGCGCCATCAGCTGCAGCAGGTGGTTCTGGATCACGTCGCGGGCGGCGCCGATGCCGTCGTAGTACCCGGCCCGACCGCCGACCCCGATGTCCTCGGCCATCGTGATCTGCACGTGGTCGACGTAGTTGCGGTTCCAGATCGGCTCGTACAGCTCGTTCGCGAAGCGCAGCGCGAGGATGTTCTGCACCGTCTCCTTGCCGAGGTAGTGGTCGATCCGGAAGATCGAGTCGGTCGGGAACGCGCTGCGCAGCGCGTCGTTCAGCGCGCGCGCCGACGCGAGGTCGTGGCCGAACGGCTTCTCGATGACGACGCGGCGCCACCGCTCGTACGGGTCGGCGGTGTCGTCGACGAGGCCCGAGCGCTTGAGCTGATCGGCCACCACAGGGAAGTCCTTGGGCGGGATCGACAGGTAGAACGCGTGGTTGCCCATCGTGCCGCGTTCGACGTCGAGCTTCTCGATCGTCTCGCGCAGCCGCCGGAACGCGTCGTCGTCGCCGAACTCGCCGGAGACGAAGCGGATCCCCTGGAGAAGCTGCTGCCAGGTGTCCTCGCGGTACTCGGTGCGGGCATTGGCCTTCACCGCTTCGTGGACGACCTCGGCGAAGTCCTGGTCCTCCCAGTCGCGCCGGGCGAACCCGACCAGCGCGAACCCGGGCGGCAGCAGGCCTCGGTTGGCGAGGTCGTACACGGCGGGCATGAGCTTCTTGCGGGAGAGGTCGCCCGTCACGCCGAAGATCACCAGCGCGCTCGGGCCGGCGATGCGGTTGAGGCGGTGATCTTCGGCGTCGCGCAGCGGGTTGTGCCCGCGCGAGATCTCGACAGGGCTGAATCCAGGGGTCTCCACAGTCATGGGCGCGTCTGCTCCTACTGGGCGGCTTCGAAGAGCGAGAGCACCTCGGCCTGGGGGTCGGTGAGGGTGAGGGTGACGACCGGTCGACCGTGGCCGTCGGCGAGCACGCTCGCGTCTCCCGCGGCCTGCGCCTGGATCAGCTGGCCGAACGTGAACGGTCGGCCGGGGATCTCGAGGTCGACCTCCGTGCTCTCCAGGATCTGGACGAACACGCCGTTGGCCGGACCGCCCTTGTGGTACTGCCCGGTGGAGTGCAGGAAGCGCGGCCCCCACCCGAACGTCGTCGGACGACCGGAGTCGGCGGCGACGAGCTCGCGGAGCCCCTCCAGCTGGGACAGCTGCAGACGGTTGACGTAGGCCTGGATCGACACATAGCCGTCGTCCGGCAGCTGCGCCCACAGGGCGTCGAGGACGCCCGCCACGGTGCCGCTGGCGGCGAGGGCCGGGTCGGAGACCCTGACCTCGACGCCGTCGACGACGAACGCGGGTGCCGTCGGCTCGGGGCGCGCATCGAGCAGACCGCGGGTGGCCACCTTGGCGGACTCGACATCGGGCTGGTCGAACGGGTTGATGCCCAGCATCCGTCCGGCGATCGCGGTCGCGTACTCCCAGACGACCAGCTGCGCGCCGAGCGTGCCGCTCACGAGGATCTCGCCCTCGTGGCGCTCGAAGAAGTGGAACTCGTCCGCCTCGTCGACCAGCCGGACGATCTGCAGATCGGCGGGAGCGAACTCGACCTCGGGCGAGACGGGCAGGAGGACGACGGGCAGGATGCCGGTGCCGGCCTTGCCGGTCGACTCCGCGACGAGCTGCTCGATCCAATCGGGCAGCCCGACGATGTGGGTGCCGTCGGTGATGAGGCCCAGCTTGTCCTTGCGCGGGCTGCCACCCGCGATGGCAGCGGCCAGGACGAGCGCAGGGTTCTCGGGGCTGTCGATCGCGAGCTCGAGCAGCGAGGCGTCGGCCTCGTCGAGCAGCTCGGTCAGGTCGACGCCGGCGAGGCCGGTCGGGACGAGCCCGAACGCGGTCAGCGCCGAATAGCGCCCGCCGACCGCCGGATCCGCGTTGAACACACGGTAGCCGTCGGCGCGTGCGGCCTGATCCATCGGCGAACCGGGGTCGGTCACCACGACGATGCGCGCGAGGGGGTCGATGCCGACGTCGCGGAAAGCCGCCTCGAAGGTGCGCTTCGCGGAGTCGGTCTCGACCGTCGAGCCGGACTTCGACGAGACCACGAGCACCGTCTGCGCGAGCCCGCCGGTCTCGGCGTCGCCGTCGAGCGCAGCCAGGACCTGCCCGGGGGCGGTGGAGTCGAGGATCACCAGCGGAACGCCGGCCGTCTGAGCGATGACCTCAGGGGCGAGCGAGGATCCACCCATGCCCGCGAGCACGACGCGCGTGACGCCGTTCGCCCGCAGCTCGTCGCGCAGCGCCTCGATCTCGGCGACGAGCGGCCGGGAGACGCTGACCGCCTCCACCCAGCCGAGCCGCTGCGCGGCCTCAGCCTCGGCGTCGGGACCCCACAGGCTCGCGTCGCCGGCGGTGATGCCGGAGGCGACGAGGTCGGCGACCAGAGTGGGCAGGACCTCCTCGACCACCGACTTCACGTGGCCGGACAGGTGGATCCGAAAGCTCATCGTGCCGTCTCCGGCGCCTGCGCCAGCGCCTCGGCGACCGTCTTCTGGAGGTCGTGCCACGAGGCGATGAACTTCTCCACGCCCTCGTCCTCCAGCACCTGGGTGACGTCGTCGAAGTCGACGCCGAGCTCGGCAAGGCTGTCGAAGACGTGATGCGCGCCGACGTAGCTGCCTGTCACCGTGTCCCCGGCGATGACGCCGTGGTCGAACGTGGCCTCGAGCGTCTTCTCCGGCATGGTGTTGACCGTGCCGGGTGCGACCAGCTCCGTGACGTAGAGGGTGTCGGGAAGCGACGGGTCCTTCACACCGGTGGAGGCCCACAGCGGACGCTGCACGTGGGCGCCGGCGCCGGTCAGGGCGGTGGCGCGCTCGGAGGCGAACACCTCCTCGAACAGCTCGTAGGCGAGGCGGGCGTTGGCGATGCCCGCGGTGCTCTTGAGCTCCTCGGCGGCGGGGTCGCTGTAGGCGCTGAGG harbors:
- the zwf gene encoding glucose-6-phosphate dehydrogenase encodes the protein MTVETPGFSPVEISRGHNPLRDAEDHRLNRIAGPSALVIFGVTGDLSRKKLMPAVYDLANRGLLPPGFALVGFARRDWEDQDFAEVVHEAVKANARTEYREDTWQQLLQGIRFVSGEFGDDDAFRRLRETIEKLDVERGTMGNHAFYLSIPPKDFPVVADQLKRSGLVDDTADPYERWRRVVIEKPFGHDLASARALNDALRSAFPTDSIFRIDHYLGKETVQNILALRFANELYEPIWNRNYVDHVQITMAEDIGVGGRAGYYDGIGAARDVIQNHLLQLMALTAMEEPISFDAKHLRAEKEKVLAAVTLPDDLARSTARGQYAGGWQGGENVVGFLDEEGMDPASTTETFAAITLEVNTRRWAGVPFYLRSGKRLGRRVTEIAVVFKKAPEVLFPRADSAGQGQNALVIRVQPDEGVTIRFGSKVPGAGSQVRDVTMDFGYGHAFTEQSPEAYERLILDVLLGDPPLFPRHEEVELSWKILDPIEQFWEAQGGPLEQYSPGSWGPPSADEMLAREGRVWRRP
- a CDS encoding glucose-6-phosphate isomerase, which gives rise to MSFRIHLSGHVKSVVEEVLPTLVADLVASGITAGDASLWGPDAEAEAAQRLGWVEAVSVSRPLVAEIEALRDELRANGVTRVVLAGMGGSSLAPEVIAQTAGVPLVILDSTAPGQVLAALDGDAETGGLAQTVLVVSSKSGSTVETDSAKRTFEAAFRDVGIDPLARIVVVTDPGSPMDQAARADGYRVFNADPAVGGRYSALTAFGLVPTGLAGVDLTELLDEADASLLELAIDSPENPALVLAAAIAGGSPRKDKLGLITDGTHIVGLPDWIEQLVAESTGKAGTGILPVVLLPVSPEVEFAPADLQIVRLVDEADEFHFFERHEGEILVSGTLGAQLVVWEYATAIAGRMLGINPFDQPDVESAKVATRGLLDARPEPTAPAFVVDGVEVRVSDPALAASGTVAGVLDALWAQLPDDGYVSIQAYVNRLQLSQLEGLRELVAADSGRPTTFGWGPRFLHSTGQYHKGGPANGVFVQILESTEVDLEIPGRPFTFGQLIQAQAAGDASVLADGHGRPVVTLTLTDPQAEVLSLFEAAQ